DNA sequence from the Oncorhynchus clarkii lewisi isolate Uvic-CL-2024 chromosome 24, UVic_Ocla_1.0, whole genome shotgun sequence genome:
atattaaacctcctccatgtacatctcactacgtcaggatattaaacctcctccatgtatatctccctaggtcaggatattaaacctcctccatgtatatctcactaggtcaggatattaaacctcctccatgtatatctcactaggtcaggatattaaacctcctccatgtacatctcattaggtcaggatattaaacctcctccatgcatatctcactaggtcaggatattaaacctccatgtatatctcactaggtcaggatattaaacctcctccatgtatatctcactaggtcaggatattaaacctccatgtatatctcactaggtcaggatattaaacctcctccacgtatatctcactaggtcaggattttaaacctcctccatgtatatctcactaggtcaggatattaaacctccatgtatatctcactaggtcagggtattaaacctcctccatgtatatctcactaggtcaggatattaaacctccatgtatatctcactaggtcaggattttaaacctcctccatgtatatctcactaggtcaggatattaaacctccatgtatatctcactaggtcaggatattaaacctcctccatgtatatctcactaggtcaggatattaaacctccatgtatatctcactaggtcaggatattaaacctctatgtatatctcactaggtcaggatattaaacctcctccatgtatatctcactaggtcaggatattaaacctccatgtatatctcactaggtcaggatattaaacctccatgtatatctcactaggtcaggatattaaacctcctccatgtatatctcactacgtcaggatattaaacctcctccatgtatatctcactaggtcaggatattaaaccacctccatgtatatctcactaggtcaggatattaaacctcctccatgtacatctcactaggtcaggatattaaacctcctccatgtttatctcaataggtcaggatattaaacctccaccatgtatatctcactaggtcaggatattaaacctcctccatgtatatctcactaggtcaagatattaaacctcctccatgtatatctcactaggtcaggatattaaacctcctccatgtatatctcactaggtcaggatattaaacctcctccatgtatatctcactaggtcaggatattaaacctcctccatgtatatctcactaggtcaagatattaaacctcctccatgtatatctcactaggtcaggatattaaacctcctccatgtatatctcactaggtcaagatattaaacctcctccatgtacatctcactaggtcaggatattaaacctcctccatgtatatctcactaggtcaggatattaaacctcctccatgtatatctcactaggtcaggatattaaacctcctccatgtatatctcactaggtcaaggtattaaacctccatgtatatctcactaggtcagggtattcaacctcctccatgtatatctcactaggtcaggatattaaacctcctccatgtatatctcactaggtcaggatattaaacctccatgtatatctcactaggtcaggatattaaacctccatgtatatctcactaggtcaggatattaaacctcctccatgtatatctcactaggtcaggatattaaacctcctccatgtatatctcactaggtcaggatattaaacctcctccatgtatatctcactaggtcaggatattaaacctcctccatgtatatctccctaggtcaggatattaaacctccatgtatatctcactaggtcaggatattaaacctcctccatgtatatctcacttggtcaagatattaaacctcctccatgtacatctcactaggtcaggatattaaacctcctccatgtatatctcactaggtcaggatattaaacctcctccatgtatatctcactaggtcaggatattaaacctcctccatgtatatctcactaggtcaaggtattaaacctccatgtatatctcactaggtcagggtattaaacctcctccatgtatatctcactaggtcaggatattaaacctcctccatgtatatctcactaggtcaaggtattaaacctccatgtatatctcactaggtcagggtattaaacctcctccatgtatatctcactaggtcaggatattaaacctcctccatgtacatctcattaggtcaggatattaaacctcctccatgtatatctcactaggtcaggatattaaacctcctccatgtatatctcactaggtcaggatattaaacctcctccatgtacatctcattaggtcaggatattaaacctcctccatgtatatctcactaggtcaggatattaaacctccttgtatatctcactaggtcatgatattaaacctccatgtatatctcactaggtcatgatattaaacctcctccatgtatatctcactaggtcaggatattaaacctcctccatgtatatctcactaggtcaagatattaaacctcctccatgtatatctcactaggtcaggatattaaacctcctccatgtatatctcactaggtcaagatattaaacctcctccatgtatatctcactaggtcaggatattaaacctcctccatgtatatctcactaggtcaggatattaaacctcctccatgtatatctcactaggtcaggatattaaacctcctccatgtatatctcactaggtcaaggtattaaacctccatgtatatctcactaggtcagggtattaaacctcctccatgtatatctcactaggtcaggatattaaacctcctccatgtatatctcactaggtcaggatattaaacctccatgtatatctcactaggtcaggatattaaacctccatgtatatctcactaggtcaggatattaaacctcctccatgtatatctcactaggtcaggatattaaacctcctccatgtatatctcactaggtcaggatattaaacctcctccatgtatatctcactaggtcaggatattaaacctcctccatgtatatctccctaggtcaggatattaaacctccatgtatatctcactaggtcaggatattaaacctccatgtatatctcactaggtcaggatattaaacctcctccatgtacatctcactacgtcaggatattaaacctcctccatgtatatctccctaggtcaggatattaaacctcctccatgtatatctcactaggtcaggatattaaacctcctccatgtatatctcactaggtcaggatattaaacctcctccatgtatatctcactaggtcaagatattaaacctcctccatgtatatctcactaggtcaggatattaaacctcctccatgtatatctcactaggtcaggatattaaacctcctccatgtatatctcactaggtcaggatattaaacctcctccatgtatatctcactaggtcaaggtattaaacctccatgtatatctcactaggtcagggtattaaacctcctccatgtatatctcactaggtcaggatattaaacctcctccatgtatatctcactaggtcaggatattaaacctccatgtatatctcactaggtcaggatattaaacctccatgtatatctcactaggtcaggatattaaacctcctccatgtatatctcactaggtcaggatattaaacctcctccatgtatatctcactaggtcaggatattaaacctcctccatgtatatctcactaggtcaggatattaaacctcctccatgtatatctccctaggtcaggatattaaacctccatgtatatctcactaggtcaggatattaaacctccatgtatatctcactaggtcaggatattaaacctcctccatgtacatctcactacgtcaggatattaaacctcctccatgtatatctccctaggtcaggatattaaacctcctccatgtatatctcactaggtcaggatattaaacctcctccatgtatatctcactaggtcaggatattaaacctccttgtatatctcactaggtcaggatattaaacctccatgtatatctcactaggtcaggatattaaacctctatgtatatctcactaggtcaggatattaaacctccatgtatatctcactaggtcaggatattaaacctcctccatgtatatctcactaggtcaggatattaaacctcctccatgtatatctcactaggtcaggatattaaacctcctccatgtatatctcactaggtcaaggtattaaacctccatgtatatctcactaggtcagggtattaaacctcctccatgtatatctcactaggtcaggatattaaacctcctccatgtatatctcactaggtcaaggtattaaacctccatgtatatctcactaggtcagggtattaaacctcctccatgtatatctcactaggtcaggatattaaacctcctccatgtacatctcattaggtcaggatattaaacctcctccatgtatatctcactaggtcaggatattaaacctcctccatgtatatctcactaggtcaggatattaaacctcctccatgtacatctcattaggtcaggatattaaacctcctccatgtatatctcactaggtcaggatattaaacctccttgtatatctcactaggtcaggatattaaacctccatgtatatctcactaggtcaggatattaaacctcctccatgtatatctcactaggtcaggatattaaacctcctccatgtatatctcactaggtcaagatattaaacctcctccatgtatatctcactaggtcaggatattaaacctcctccatgtatatctcactaggtcaagatattaaacctcctccatgtatatctcactaggtcaggatattaaacctcctccatgtatatctcactaggtcaggatattaaacctcctccatgtatatctcactaggtcaggatattaaacctcctccatgtatatctcactaggtcaaggtattaaacctccatgtatatctcactaggtcagggtattaaacctcctccatgtatatctcactaggtcaggatattaaacctcctccatgtatatctcactaggtcaggatattaaacctccatgtatatctcactaggtcaggatattaaacctccatgtatatctcactaggtcaggatattaaacctcctccatgtatatctcactaggtcaggatattaaacctcctccatgtatatctcactaggtcaggatattaaacctcctccatgtatatctcactaggtcaggatattaaacctcctccatgtatatctccctaggtcaggatattaaacctccatgtatatctcactaggtcaggatattaaacctccatgtatatctcactaggtcaggatattaaacctcctccatgtacatctcactacgtcaggatattaaacctcctccatgtatatctccctaggtcaggatattaaacctcctccatgtatatctcactaggtcaggatattaaacctcctccatgtatatctcactaggtcaggatattaaacctccttgtatatctcactaggtcaggatattaaacctccatgtatatctcactaggtcaggatattaaacctctatgtatatctcactaggtcaggatattaaacctccatgtatatctcactaggtcaggatattaaacctccatgtatatctcactaggtcaggatattaaacttcctccatgtatatctcactaggtcagggtattaaacctccatgtatatctcactaggtcaggatattaaacctccatgtatatctcactaggtcaggagattaaacctcctccatgtatatctcactaggtcaggatattaaacctccatgtatatctcactaggtcaggatattaaacctcctccatgtatatctcactaggtcaggatattaaacctcctccatgtatatctcactagttcaggatattaaacctccatttatATCtccctaggtcaggatattaaacctcctccatgtatatctcactaggtcaggatattaaacctccatgtatatctcactaggtcaggatattacacctccatatatccactaattccaatatatcaTGATTTCCTTTAATAGCGTGAGGGTGATATTTTGTAGTGTAATTTCCTTTACGGTCCCTTGAGGTATTTAAAACTGTATTAtcatctcccaccataataatagagtctcCTATTGCTTGCAGCGTTGattatttattaaatatattttcaaagaagcttggatcatcataATTTGGTCCGTAAAGGTTAATGATCCAAATCTGTTCATGATCCAATAACACATTTAAAGTCATCCATCtaccttgaggatctgtttggacaGTTTGAACATTCAGATAAAAATGATTGATAATTAAAATCATCACCCTTTTTGAGTTTCCAGTTCTTTCTCCACACATTTTAATCTATAATAGTTGAATGGGTTTCCTGTAAACGATATATATTACattccttttcttttagccaggtaaatactgatcttCTTTTTTTAATTATATGCTAAGCCATTAGAATTATAACTGGCAatacttatttcaccatttaCCCTAATGAGATACAAGTTTATATTATATGTGtcataatatatgtttgtaaatgtaCCATTAAAAAGTACCATATTGAttgaatgtacagtgccttgcgaaagtattcggcccccttgaactttgcgaccttttgccacatttcaggcttcaaacataaagatataaaactgtattttttgtgaagaatcaacaacaagtgggacacaatcatgaagtggaacaacatttattggatatttcaaacttttttaacaaatcaaaaactgaaaaattgggcgtgcaaaattattcagcccccttaagttaatactttgtagcgccaccttttgctgcgattacagctgtaagtcgctatcagttttgcacatcgagagactgaaatacagttttatatctttatgtttgaagcctgaaatgtggcaaaaggtcgcaaagttcaaggggaacgaatacttttgcaaggcactgtacatatagctGTACCATAGTATTTTCACTGCTACTAAGTTAACCTCAAATTGTTCTGGATCCCAGGTCGTCCCAGTGACTGGCAGACCATCCCTGTCCAGCTGGATCCCAGGTCGTTCGAGTGGCTGGCAGACCACCCCTGTCCACCTGAATCCCAGGTCGTCCCAGTGACTGGCAGACCATCCCTGTCCAGCTGGATCCCAGGTCGTCCCAGTGACTGGCAGACCATCCCTGTCCAGCTGGATCCCAGGTCGTCCCAGTGACTGGCAGACCACCCCTGTCCAGCTGGATCCCAGGTCGTCCCAGTGACTTGCAGACCACCCCTGTCCAGCTGGATCCCAGGTCGTCCCAGTGACTGGCAGACCACCCCTGTCCAGCTGGATCCCAGGTCGTCCCAGTGACTGGCAGACCACCCTGTCCACCTGGATCCCAAGTCGTCCCAGTGACTGGCAGACCATCCCTGTCCAGCTGGATCCCAGGTCGTCCCAGTGACTGGCAGACCACCCCTGTCCAGCTGGATCCCAGATCGTCAAAGTGACTGGCAGACCATCTCTGTCCAGCTGGATCCCAGATCGTCCCAGTGACTGGCAGACCACCCCTGTCCAGCTGGATCCCAGGTCGTCCCAGTGACTGGCAGACCACCCTGTCCATTTGGATCCCAAGTCGTCCCAGTGACTGGCAGACTATCCCTGTCAACCTGAATCCCAGGTCGTCCCAATGACTGGTAGGCCATCCCTGTCCAGCTGGATCCCATGTCGTCCCAGTGACTTGCAGACCATCCCTGTCCAGCTGGATCCCAGGTTGTCCCAGTGACTGTCAGACCACCCCTGTCCAGCTGGATCCCATGTCGTCCCAGTGACTGGCAGACCACCCCTGTCCAGCTGGATCCCAGGTCGTCCCAGTGACTGGCAGACCACCCCTGTCGAGCTGGATCCcaggcctctctctgtctctctctagcaaCCACAAGCTCAGTGGTTCAACAGTCTTACACAAAAATAATAGAcgagaacagctcaaggacatacatgcatttttaaaaaggcacacgtagcctacatatcaatgcatactcacaaactatctaggtccaataggggagaggcgttgtgccgcgaggtgAGTTGTGATGCTGCCTTCGAatcacatcccaaatggcagtaACCTATTGGGAAAGTGCTAGCTACTAAGGTAGGTGACTTTGGAAACAGATAGACAGCTGCCTTTGGAAGCGGGTAGACAGCAGGTAGACAGCAGGTAGACAGCAGGTAGACAGCAGATAGACAGCAGGTAGGCAGCAGGTAGACAGCAGGTAGACAGCTGCCTTTGGAAGCAGGTAGACAGCAGGTAGGCAGCAGGTAGACAGCAGCTAGACAGCTGCCTTTGGAAGCAGGTAGAAAGCAACCTTTGGAAGCAGGTAGACAGCAGGTAGACTGCAGGTAGGCAGCAGGTAGACAGCAGGTAGACAGCAGGTAGGCAGCAGGTAGACAGCAGCTAGACAGCTGCCTTTGGAAGCAGGTAGACAGCAGGTATACAGCTGGTAGACAGCAAGTATACAGCTGGTAGACAGCAAGTATACAACTGGTAGACAGCAAGTAGACAGCAGGTAGACATCAGGTAGACAGCAGGTAGACAACTGGTAGACAGCAGGTAGACAGCAGCCTTTGGAAGCAGGTAGACAGCAGGTAGACAGCAGGTAGACATCAAGTAGAAAGCAGGTAGACAACAGGTAGACAGCAGGTAGACAGCAGGTAGGCAGCAGGTAGACAGCTGCCATTGGAAGCAGGTAGACAGCAGGTAGACAACTGGTAGACAGCAGGTAGACAGCAGAATTTGGAAGCAGGTAGACAGCAGGTATACAGCTGGTAGACAGCAGGTAGACAGCAGGTAGACAGCAGGTAGGCAGCAGGTAGACAGCAGGTAGACAGCAGGTAGACAGCTGCCTTTGGAAGCAGGTAGACAGCAGGTAGACAGCAGGTAGACAACAGGTAGACTGCAACCTTTGGAAGCAGGTAGACAGCTGGTAGACAGCAGGTAGACAGCAGGTAGGCAGCAGGTAGACAACAGGTAGACAGCAGGTAGACAGCAGCCTTTGGAAGCAGGTAGACAGCAGCCTTTGGAAGCAGGTAGATAGCAGCCTTTGGAAGCAGGTAGACAGCAGGTAGACAGCAGGTAGCCAGCAGGTAGACAGCAGCCTTTGGAAGCAGGTAGACAGCAGCCTTTGGAAGCAGGTAGACAGCAGGTAGACAGCAGGTAGACAGCAGGTAGGCAGCAGGTAGACAGCAGGTAGGCAGCAGGTAGACAGCAGCCTTTGGAAGCAGGTAGACAGCAGCCTTTGGAAGCAGGTAGACAGCAGGTAGACAGCAGGTAGGCAGCAGGTAGGCAGCAGGTCGACAGCAGGTCGACAGCAGGTAGACAGCAGGTCGACAGCAGGTAGACAGCAGGTAGACAGCAGGTAGGCAGCAAGTAGACAGCAGGTAGGCAGCAGGTAGACAGCAGGTAGACAGCAGGTAGACAGCAGCCTTTGGAAGATACTGCATTGTATagcctacacacaaacacagcttcCAGCTGCCCCCTAGCAGTTtttatacatttaacatatttatTCCTTCTGTTGCAGAATATTTTTCCTCCTGCGACGAAATGGGTCATATAAACAATCGCCATCTGTGCCTGTCACAGACATCTTAACTTCTATAGTTCACCAtatatatcagtacatacactacattaccaaaagtatgtggacacctgctcttcgaaCACCGCATTCCAAAATCACCGGCAtacatatggagttggtccccactttgctgctataacagcctccactcttctgggaaggctttccactagatgttggaacattgctgctacaacagcctccactcttctgggaaggctttccactagatgttggaacattgctgctataacagcctccactcttctgggaaggctttccactagatgttggaacattgctgctataacagcctccactcttctgggaaggctttccactagatgttggaacattgctgctacaacagcctccactcttctgggaagactttccactagatgtaggaacattgctgctataacagcctccactcttctgggaaggctttccactagatgttggaacattgctgctgtaacagcctccactcttctgggaaggctttccactagatgttggaacattgctgctataacagcctccactgttctgggaaggctttccactagatgttggaacattgctgcggggacttgcttccattcagccacaagagcattagtgaggtcgggcactgatgttgggcgattagtcctggctcacagtctgtgttccaattcatcccaaaggtgttcaatggggtttgggtctgggctctgtgcaggccagtcaagttctttcacactaATCACGACAAacgatttctgtatggacttttgtgcacgggggaattgtcatgctgaaataggaaagggccttccccaaaagtTGCTACAAAGTTTAAAgcatagaatgtcattgtatgctgtagaggagaggggtggagaggagaagggtggagaggagaggagtggagaggagaggggtggaggggagagggttgGGAGAAGAAGATTTAATCTTGTGGCTCTGAGAAACTGGTAGGAGTCCTCtgaggccctctctctctccctctgtttctcatcCTCCTCCAATCTCTTCAAATTCCTCTGCTCTCCGCCCCACACTACTCAAGATCAATTATGATTGAAAAGCTCTCATAGTTCTCTGTACTTGTTTAAGTTGCTTTATCTGTGATTACACATCAACCCCCCTTCACACTCTCCAGATACAGAGACATTACCTCAGGGAGAGACATTATCATTACCACTCTAGAAACAGAGACATTATCATAGCCACTCACCAGAAAAAGAACCATTACCTCAGGGAGAGACATTATCATTGCCACTCTCCAGAAACAGAGACATTATCATTACCACACTCCAGAAACATAGACATTATCATTACCACTCTCCAGAAACATAGACATTATCATTACCACTCTCCAGAACATGAACATATCATTACCACTCTAAATAAACAGAGACATTATCATTACCACTCTCCATAAACAGAGACATTATCATTACCTCTCTCCAGATACAGAGACATTATCAT
Encoded proteins:
- the LOC139382674 gene encoding keratin-associated protein 4-12-like; its protein translation is MQYLPKAAVYLLSTCCLPAAYLLSTCCLPAVYLLSTCCRPAVYLLSTCCRPAAYLLPTCCLPAVYLLPKAAVYLLPKAAVYLLPTCCLPAAYLLSTCCLPAVYLLPKAAVYLLPKAAVYLLATCCLPAVYLLPKAAIYLLPKAAVYLLPKAAVYLLSTCCLPAAYLLSTCCLPAVYLLPKVAVYLLSTCCLPAVYLLPKAAVYLLSTCCLPAAYLLSTCCLPAVYQLYTCCLPASKFCCLPAVYQLSTCCLPASNGSCLPAAYLLSTCCLPVVYLLST